The stretch of DNA TAATAAGCAGCTTTTTTAATAGTCTAATTTTTTTGACGTCTTTGATAACTAAAGTTAATCAATAGTGAAATAACAATTGCAACCATTGAAACAACATAGACACCTTTCAATGCACTAAACAAAACTTGACGCAATTGCGGCACTAAGTTAGCAGCTAGTTCTTTAGCTTTAACCGAAGAAACAATTTTATTCATCATTCCCTGTGTCAGCTGTGGGTGTTTAGCAAGCTGCTGGGCAACAATTGTATTAAAAGTAATCCCATAAATTGATACCATCATTGTCTGTCCTAAATAACGCATTAAAGTATTAAATGAAGTTGCAACCCCAACATTTTCTGGTGCTACCAAGATCTGTGAACGCACTTGTGATGCCGTTAAAATCGCACCAAAAGCAAAACCATTCATTGTCGCAATCAAACAGAAAACCCAAAATGGTGTATGCAGTGGCACAATTAATAAGAAGCAGTCAGCCACAATTAAAACTGTCAGCATCCCAAAGAAAGTCTTTTTAACACCAAAACGACTTAGTAACCCACCGATTAAGAACGAACCAACAACCCACATTACCGAGCTTGGCGTAACCGCAAAACCAGCTACTGTTGCACTAGTGCCCTTAATTCCCTGCATCCAGGTTGGAATGTAAAACTCAAAGCCAATTACAACTCCTGCAATAAACAGAGTAATCAAATTGACAGCTAAGAACTCCTTACCTTTCAACATTGACAGAGGCATTATTGGGTCTTCTGCGTTCCTTTCAACATGATAAAAGGCAATTGCACTAACAATAATTAAAAGCAATAGTAAAGCTGTTAATAGCCAATTTAATGAGCCTAATTCTTGCAAAACATACATGAGCGATAACAATAAGACTATTAACCAACAGGTACCCTTAATATCTAATTTACTGCTTGTTTTGGTTTTTGATTCATGCAGAAAGAAGATCACTAGTAAAAAAGCAACCAAACCAATTGGGACATTAATATAAAAGACCCAGTGCCACGACAAATTTTGTACGATAAAGCCACCTAAAAGTGGAGCAATAACCGAGGCTACACCCCAAAAGCCAGAATTAAGTCCCAGCATTTTAGTTCGCTTTTTCAACGTATATAAATCAGCAATAATCGTCATTGCTACTGGCTGAACAGCACCAGAACCAAGTCCCTGAATCACACGGAACAAAATTAACTCTAGCATGTTATGAGCCTGACCACAGAGTGCCGATCCAATGACGAACAACGCAATTCCAAATAAAAAAACTGGCTTACGGCCAATGCTGTCCGCCAGTTTTCCGTATAAAGGAGTTGATACAGCTGTCATAAATAAGAAAATTGAGACAACCCAGTTCATAATTTCTAACCCATTCAAGTCAGAAACAATGGTTGGCATTGCTGTTGAAACAATTGTTCCTTCAATCGCAGTCATAAAAGTTGTCATAAAAATCGCAAGCGTAACAATGGATACGTTTGTTTTTTTCATAATTACTCCTCCTTTAAATTAAATTATTTATTTTTGTTAACAAAATCTCGTAATACTTGAACTTTATCAGTTTTTTCCCATGGTAAATCAATATCTGTGCGTCCAAAATGACCATAAGCAGCTGTCTGCTCATAAATTGGCCGTTGCAAATCAAGCATTTTGATAATACCTGCCGGCCGCAAATCGAAAATTGCCCGAACTGCTTTAGTTAATAACTCATCACTAACCTTGCCGGTTCCCGCGGTATCTATCATAACTGATACCGGATGAGCTACCCCAATCGCATAGGCAAGTTGAACCTCACAGCGGTAAGCTAAACCTGTAGCTACAATGTTTTTGGCAACATAACGTGCGACATAACTGGCACTACGATCAACTTTTGTCGGATCCTTACCAGAAAAAGCGCCGCCACCATGACGCGCATAACCACCATAAGTATCAACAATAATCTTGCGCCCAGTTAAGCCAGAATCACCTTTAGGACCACCAATAACAAAACGCCCAGATGGATTAATCAAGAACTTAGTTTGAGCATCCAAATATTGAGCTGGAATGACTTTTTTGATAACTAATTCAATCATTGCTTGGCGAATTTCTTCATTAGTTACTTGATCATCAGTCTGAGTTGAAATAACCACTGTGTCAACCCGCTTAGGTTTATCTTGCTCATCATATTCGACCGTAACTTGCGCTTTAGAATCTGGACGCAACCAAGGCAACGTCCCATCTTTACGCAATTGCGCAACTTGCTGCATTAAACGATGTGCTAGCGAAATTGGTAGCGGCATTAATTCTGGTGTTTCCTTAATTGCAAAGCCAAACATTAATCCTTGGTCACCAGCACCAATTTGATCTAAATCATCCTCATCAGAATTGTCTTCTCTTGTTTCAAGAGAATGATCAACACCTTCAGCAATATCAGGTGATTGTTCATCAATATCAACTAAAACAGCGCAATTATTGCCATCAAACCCAAGTTCGGGCTTGTCATAGCCAATTCGTAAAACAGTTTTACGGACAATTGACTGAATATCAACATAAGCACTAGTTGAAATCTCACCAAAAACATACACAATACCAGTGGTAACAATCGTTTCGCAAGCAACATGTGCCGTTGGGTCCTTAGCAATAATTGCATCTAAAATCGCATCAGAAATTTGATCAGCGATTTTATCCGGATGACCTTCAGAAACAGATTCTGAGGTAAATAAACGTTTTTCCATAATAGTCCCCCTGTATAGACAACAGCTATTCGGTTACAAGGCATCTCCACTACTCAGTGGATCCTCTCAGGACTTGAACCGATAAATATTATATTATTCGTTCTACTGTATAAAAAAAGACTACCGTAGATTCGGTAGTCTTAGAACGATGGAGGATACAGGGCTCGAACCTGTGACCTCCTGCTTGTAAGGCAGATGCTCTCCCAGCTGAGCTAATCCTCCAAAGTGACCCGTACGGGATTTGAACCCATGTTACCGCCGTGAAAGGGCGATGTCTTAACCACTTGACCAACGGGTCATAGCCTGAATCAAAACACAATTAATAGTATACTAAGCACTATCAAAAATGCAAGAATTCCTTCTTAAATTGGGAAAATAATATTTAATTAATTCCATAAATAATGGCGGTGTAACTTGATACACCACCATTATTTATGGAGGATACAGGGCTCGAACCTGTGACCTCCTGCTTGTAAGGCAGATGCTCTCCCAGCTGAGCTAATCCTCCAGGTCACTGTCATCTCATGACTACTCTTAATACTATAGCAAAAGGCTTTAGATTTGTCTATCTTTTTTTGATAATTTTTTTCAAATTATTAGATTTTTTTATCCATTAATACTAAATCCTAGTTCAATAAAATGAATAGATAAATATTGAAAAGCTAAATTAAAATAATTCATCACTTCAATTATGTACCGATGCTAAGCCGTAAGCCATGTAATGAAGCAAATAGTAAATCTGAAAACCGCTTAATTCATAGTAAGAAAATTGCTTGCAAAATTAATCAACCAAAAATTATTGACCAAGAAGCAATAATTGACTTAGAAATGCGACTCTTTGCTGATTTTAATAAAATAAACATGTTGCTTATGGATGTCAGACAAATTGATGATAATTTTTACAATACTATAAACTTCTAAATATTAACAAAATTATTAATAGTATGTTTAATTGGTCTACAGTCAATTTTCTTACATAACTAGCCATTCTACTGTCATCAAAGTGAGCTTAGATTTGATAAACAGATCATTCACGATAATGTCTAAATTATCTTTGCAGGAATAGTTATTATAAATAATGTACTAACAAACTTTTTAACTAATAGTAAGATTTTGATCATTAGCAACGTACAACTTAAATTGCATCAAAAATTACTACCTAATAATTATTGTAAATAAACTCTAATTATTTTTATATTAAATACAAAAACACCGCTAATATTATTAGCGGTGTTTTCAACATTATTCATGAAATTGACGGAGCGTGAGAGATTTGAACTCTCGATACAGGATTAAACCCGTATACATGATTTCCAATCATGCTCCTTAAGCCACTCGGACAACGCTCCAAAATACTCCGGCTGTCAGACTCGAACTGACGACATCTTGATTAACAGTCAAGCGCTCTACCAACTGAGCTAAGCCGGAATATTAAAAAAGCACAGCAGCGTCCTACCCTCGCAGGCAGTCTCCCACCAACTACTCTCGGCGTGAAGAAGCTTAACTGCTGTGTTCGGCATGGTTACAGGTGTTTCCTTCTTGCTATTGCCACCGTACTTTTTCTGTTTGAGTTCTTACACTCAAAACTAAATATAATCTCTTAAAAAAACTTACTTACAATCCCAGATTGCTCAAGCTCTGGTCAAGTCCTCGACTGATTAGTACTAGTCCGCTCCAAGTCTCACGACTCTTCCACTCCTAGCCTATCTACCTCTTAGTCTTTGAGGTGTCTTACTACTTTCGTATGGGAAATCTCATCTTGAGGGGGGCTTCGCACTTAGATGCTTTCAGCGCTTATCCCTGCCATACTTAGCTACCCAGCTATGCCTTTGGCAAGACAACTGGTACACCAGCGGTATGTCCATCCCGGTCCTCTCGTACTAAGGACAGCTCCTCTCAAATTTCCAACGCCCACGACGGATAGGGACCGAACTGTCTCACGACGTTCTGAACCCAGCTCGCGTGCCGCTTTAATGGGCGAACAGCCCAACCCTTGGGACCTACTTCAGCCCCAGGATGCGACGAGCCGACATCGAGGTGCCAAACCTCCCCGTCGATGTGAACTCTTGGGGGAGATAAGCCTGTTATCCCCAGGGTAGCTTTTATCCGTTGAGTGATGGCCCTTCCATGCGGTACCACCAGATCACTAAGCCCGACTTTCGTCCCTGCTCGAGTTGTCTCTCTCGCAGTCAAGCTCCCTTATACCTTTACACTCTGTGAATGATTTCCAACCATTCTGAGGGAACCTTTGGGCGCCTCCGTTACTCTTTAGGAGGCGACCGCCCCAGTCAAACTGTCCATCTGACACTGTCCTATATCTCGCTTAGAGATATTAGTTAGAGCAGCCATCAAACAAGGTAGTATCCCAACATTGCCTCTGATAAGACTAGCGTCCTATCTTCTCTGGCTCCTACCTATCCTGTACATGTTTAACAGCTACTCAATATCAAATTGCAGTAAAGCTCCATGGGGTCTTTCCGTCCTGTCGCGGGTAACCCGCATCTTCACGGGTATTATAATTTCACCGAGTCTCTCGTTGAGACAGTGCCCAAATCATTACACCTTTCGTGCAGGTCGGAACTTACCCGACAAGGAATTTCGCTACCTTAGGACCGTTATAGTTACGGCCGCCGTTTACTGGGGCTTCAGTTCGAACCTTCGTCTTACGACTAAGCTCTCTCCTTAACCTTCCAGCACCGGGCAGGTGTCAGCACCTATACGTCGTCTTACGACTTTGCAGATACCTGTGTTTTTGATAAACAGTTGTTTGGGCCTATTCACTGCGGCTGGCTCTTACACCAGCACCCCTTCTTCCGAAGTTACGGGGCGATTTTGCCGAGTTCCTTAACGAGAGTTCTCTCGCTCACCTTAGTGTTCTCCACTCGACTACCTGTGTCGGTTTGCGGTACGGGTACGTTAGCTCTCACTAGAAGCTTTTCTTGGCAGTGTGACTTCCAAACCTTCGCTACTTTAATTTCGCTCCTCATCACGACTCATGATTATTAAAAGCAAGCATTTAACTCACTCTCTCACTTATCGCTTGAACATGGCTTCCAGCGCCATGCGTTCTTTGCCTCCTGCGTCCCTCCTTCGTTTTTAACGATCTAACGCAGTACAGGAATCTCTACCTGTTGTCCATCGGCTACGCCTTTCGGCCTTACCTTAGGTCCCGACTTACCCTGGGCGGACGAGCCTGCCCCAGGAAACCTTAGTCTTTCGGCGGATAGGATTCTCACCTATCTTGCGCTACTCATACCGGCATTCTCACTTCTAAACGCTCCAACTATCCTCTCGATTAGCCTTCACCGCATTTAGAACGCTCTCCTACCACGTGTATTACTACACATCCACAGTTTCGGTACTATGCTTAGCCCCGGTAAATTTTCGGCGCAGCGTCACTCGACTAGTGAGCTATTACGCACTCTTTTAATGATGGCTGCTTCTAAGCCAACATCCTAGTTGTCTACGCAACTCCACATCCTTTTCCACTTAGCATAGATTTTGGGACCTTAACTGGTGATCTGGGCTGTTTCCCTTTCGACTACGGATCTTATCACTCGCAGTCTGACTCCAGTGCTTTGATATCTGGAATTCGCAGTTTATCTGAATTCAGTAACCCCTGACGGGCCCTTCGTCCAAACAGAGCTCTACCTCCATTATCATCCTCGCACCAGGCTAGCCCTAAAGCTATTTCGGAGAGAACCAGCTATCTCCAAGTTCGTTTGGAATTTCACCGCTACCCACAGCTCATCCCCGCAATTTTTAACTTACGTGGGTTCGGTCCTCCAGTGCGTTTTACCGCACCTTCAACCTGGCCATGGGTAGGTCACTTGGTTTCGGGTCTACATCAACTTCTATCTCGCCCTATTCAGACTCGCTTTCGCTACGGCTCCGTCTTTTCTGACTTAACCTCGCTAGTTAACGTAACTCGCCGGTTCATTCTACAAAAGGCACGCCATCACCCTTTAATGGGCTCTGACTACTTGTAGGCACACGGTTTCAGGTTCTCTTTCACTCCCCTTCCGGGGTTCTTTTCACCTTTCCCTCACGGTACTGGTTCACTATCGGTCACAATTTAGTATTTAGCCTTGCGAGATGGTCCTCGCTGCTTCAACCGGAATTCCTCGTGTTCCGGCCTACTCAGGATTCTGCTCAGCGTACTTTCAATTTCGCTTACGGGGCTCTCACCCTCTCTGGCTTATCTTCCCAGATAATTCTGCTATCTCCTGTACTACCTTCTTGCAGTCCTACAACCCCAATTGATAAATCAACTGGTTTGGGCTCTTTCCTCTTCGCTCGCCGCTACTAGGGAAATCGATTTTTCTTTCTCTTCCTGCAGCTACTTAGATGTTTCAGTTCACTGCGTCTTGCCCTAACTGACTATCTATTCATCAGCTAGTAATATGATCTCTCATACTGGGTTCCCCCATTCGGATACCTCCGGATCTCTGCGTACTTACCGCTCCCCGAAGCATTTCGCTGTTTGTCACGTCCTTCTTCGCCTTATTGTGCCTAGGCATTCACCGTGCGCCCTTCTTTTCTTGACCTTACTCAAGATACTCTCTCGGTCGCTCTTGCAATCTGTTTCTTTTCTTCAATGATTGTGTCTCGGTTTTTTTCTTGGATTATATTCAGTTTTCAATGTACTAACCATATGGATCTGTTACGATCCAATGGAGGCTAACGGGATCGAACCGATGACCTCCTGCGTGCAAAGCAGGTGCTCTCCCATCTGAGCTAAGCCCCCAAATACTCTTCTCTTCGACAGTCAAATAACTCTGATGTCAATGGGCCTAAATGGACTTGAACCATCGACCTCACGCTTATCAGGCGTGCGCTCTAACCAGCTGAGCTATAGGCCCGTCTCTTGCGTATCTGTTTCTTTTCTCTTTTTGAGGTACTACCCTCAAAACTAAACAATGTTCGCGCCTTTCGTGTGCTTCCGTTGCTCCTAGGCTTCCTCTAGTATCTCTACTCTCCACCTATTCGCTCTTCCTTAGAAAGGAGGTGATCCAGCCGCAGGTTCTCCTACGGCTACCTTGTTACGACTTCACCCTAATCATCTGTCCTACCTTAGACGGCTGACTCCCCGAAGGGTTATCCTACCGGCTTTGGGTATTACAGACTCTCATGGTGTGACGGGCGGTGTGTACAAGGCCCGGGAACGTATTCACCGCGGCGTTCTGATCCGCGATTACTAGCGATTCCAGCTTCATGCACTCGAGTTGCAGAGTGCAATCCGAACTGAGATTAGCTTTAAGAGATTCGCTTGCCTTCACAGGTTCGCTCCTCGTTGTACTAACCATTGTAGCACGTGTGTAGCCCAGGTCATAAGGGGCATGATGACTTGACGTCGTCCCCACCTTCCTCCGGTTTGTCACCGGCAGTCTCATTAGAGTGCCCAACTTAATGCTGGCAACTAATAATAAGGGTTGCGCTCGTTGCGGGACTTAACCCAACATCTCACGACACGAGCTGACGACAGCCATGCACCACCTGTCTTAGTGTCTCCGAAGAGAACTTCATATCTCTATGAATTGCACTAGATGTCAAGACCTGGTAAGGTTCTTCGCGTTGCTTCGAATTAAACCACATGCTCCACCGCTTGTGCGGGCCCCCGTCAATTCCTTTGAGTTTTAACCTTGCGGTCGTACTCCCCAGGCGGAGTGCTTAATGCGTTAGCTGCAGCACTGAGAGGCGGAAACCTCCCAACACTTAGCACTCATCGTTTACGGCATGGACTACCAGGGTATCTAATCCTGTTCGCTACCCATGCTTTCGAACCTCAGCGTCAGTTACAGACCAGAGAGCCGCCTTCGCCACTGGTGTTCTTCCATATATCTACGCATTCCACCCTACACATGGAGTTCCACTCTCCTCTTCTGCACTCAAGAAAGGCAGTTTCAGATGCAATTCCCCGGTTGAGCCGAGGGCTTTCACATCTGACTTGTCTTCCCGCCTGCGTTCGCTTTACGCCCAATAAATCCGGACAACGCTTGCCACCTACGTATTACCGCGGCTGCTGGCACGTAGTTAGCCGTGACTTTCTGGTTGATTACCGTCAAATAGATAACAGTTACTCTATCTATCCTTCTTCACCAACAACAGAGCTTTACGATCCGAAAACCTTC from Lactobacillus sp. ESL0785 encodes:
- a CDS encoding MDR family MFS transporter, producing the protein MKKTNVSIVTLAIFMTTFMTAIEGTIVSTAMPTIVSDLNGLEIMNWVVSIFLFMTAVSTPLYGKLADSIGRKPVFLFGIALFVIGSALCGQAHNMLELILFRVIQGLGSGAVQPVAMTIIADLYTLKKRTKMLGLNSGFWGVASVIAPLLGGFIVQNLSWHWVFYINVPIGLVAFLLVIFFLHESKTKTSSKLDIKGTCWLIVLLLSLMYVLQELGSLNWLLTALLLLLIIVSAIAFYHVERNAEDPIMPLSMLKGKEFLAVNLITLFIAGVVIGFEFYIPTWMQGIKGTSATVAGFAVTPSSVMWVVGSFLIGGLLSRFGVKKTFFGMLTVLIVADCFLLIVPLHTPFWVFCLIATMNGFAFGAILTASQVRSQILVAPENVGVATSFNTLMRYLGQTMMVSIYGITFNTIVAQQLAKHPQLTQGMMNKIVSSVKAKELAANLVPQLRQVLFSALKGVYVVSMVAIVISLLINFSYQRRQKN
- the metK gene encoding methionine adenosyltransferase, producing MEKRLFTSESVSEGHPDKIADQISDAILDAIIAKDPTAHVACETIVTTGIVYVFGEISTSAYVDIQSIVRKTVLRIGYDKPELGFDGNNCAVLVDIDEQSPDIAEGVDHSLETREDNSDEDDLDQIGAGDQGLMFGFAIKETPELMPLPISLAHRLMQQVAQLRKDGTLPWLRPDSKAQVTVEYDEQDKPKRVDTVVISTQTDDQVTNEEIRQAMIELVIKKVIPAQYLDAQTKFLINPSGRFVIGGPKGDSGLTGRKIIVDTYGGYARHGGGAFSGKDPTKVDRSASYVARYVAKNIVATGLAYRCEVQLAYAIGVAHPVSVMIDTAGTGKVSDELLTKAVRAIFDLRPAGIIKMLDLQRPIYEQTAAYGHFGRTDIDLPWEKTDKVQVLRDFVNKNK